From Acidianus brierleyi:
TAGAAGAGGAGTTTGAATAATATTTTTAGATGCAAATTTTCTCATATACTTAAACTTAGGTGTAAAGGAGATAGAAGAAGTCTATCTTAAACTATTAAGGGAAGAGAGCTTAGCCTTAGATCCTTTAGTGTTAGATGAAGTTATCTATGTTTCTAGAAAGAAATATAATGTTAAATTTAAAGATACTATAGAATTTCTTGATGAAATAGTGCTACAGAATTCAATACTCTTCTCAATAACTTCTAACGAATATAAAAGAGCCAAAGATTTCATGATAAATTATTCTTTAAAACCTTCCGATTCTCTTCATGTAGCTGTTATGTTAAATAATTCTATTAAAAAGATTTTAACTGAGGATAA
This genomic window contains:
- a CDS encoding type II toxin-antitoxin system VapC family toxin — its product is MFLDANFLIYLNLGVKEIEEVYLKLLREESLALDPLVLDEVIYVSRKKYNVKFKDTIEFLDEIVLQNSILFSITSNEYKRAKDFMINYSLKPSDSLHVAVMLNNSIKKILTEDKDFDKIK